One genomic region from Campylobacter concisus encodes:
- a CDS encoding FUSC family protein: MEIIKKFKSFIHYYDPANFQLIYSLKAATTIAFNCFLCFHFFHLSGAIMAVNITMGIFFLGELECKDRSKFAFLLLYIALSCAFMPFVDPFISLGVWLSLIVFVWIFMVGISQIYSSNLNKILLAVNATGLVAFVTKAAVGLNVVESIGGLVLAGVLSIIIKFENFGKYGKFTKKSISFLLDNAILSSKALGTSHFYASIADLMSLIDKSKEIFANKSLKIKDVKLVRNQAKALFYFYKVEEIAVLLRTLGASFERIDDKALLNEVKNEIAYNLFELKNIFKNQTPKLKFEALNLAKNSNFKIFASSLGVLYDKFLLIKEGGEDKLSFNNTKKITLKEAFKKINLKNEILKESLRLAICMSLAIFIAQAMHINHGIWIAIAVMSLNKSDEDALKNAGRDSLLGGVIGFFIALVFVKFMGESYAFYVVVFIGMFLVYYLKAYKQIVFATAFMFEFTAIFSLIKRDFLALMVDRLLDVAAGFVIVFVTYLLTRKNDYTTIKDSLSSALMCFRNLVQISLNESNKDAFSTDEKGVLGSLNELNYAIKVSKNLDNDSMKNAKFIASKLDDINSDLVKLRNYLNLDELKEKNTLQNDVKIISDRFLMLDKKIKKLPYYFISDIEAKLLCKDENAKKLILRVTLGQNEIYSALSF; this comes from the coding sequence ATGGAAATAATCAAGAAATTTAAAAGCTTCATCCACTACTACGACCCTGCAAATTTCCAGCTCATTTACTCGCTAAAAGCTGCCACAACCATAGCTTTTAACTGTTTTTTGTGCTTTCACTTCTTTCATCTAAGTGGCGCCATCATGGCTGTAAATATCACGATGGGTATCTTCTTTCTTGGCGAGCTTGAGTGTAAAGATAGGAGTAAATTCGCATTTTTACTACTCTATATCGCGCTTTCTTGCGCTTTTATGCCATTTGTTGATCCATTTATCAGCCTTGGCGTTTGGCTCTCGCTTATCGTATTTGTCTGGATATTTATGGTCGGCATTAGCCAAATTTATAGTTCAAATTTAAACAAAATTTTACTTGCCGTAAATGCAACAGGGCTAGTTGCCTTTGTGACAAAGGCTGCAGTTGGGCTAAATGTGGTTGAAAGCATCGGCGGTCTGGTGCTTGCAGGCGTGCTAAGCATCATCATAAAATTTGAAAACTTTGGCAAATACGGTAAATTTACTAAAAAGAGCATCAGCTTTTTACTAGACAACGCCATCTTATCGAGCAAAGCACTTGGCACGAGCCATTTTTACGCAAGTATCGCAGATTTGATGAGTTTGATCGACAAATCAAAAGAAATTTTCGCAAATAAAAGCCTAAAGATAAAAGATGTTAAGTTAGTTAGAAATCAAGCCAAGGCTCTATTTTATTTTTATAAAGTTGAAGAGATCGCTGTTTTGCTTCGAACATTAGGCGCTTCGTTTGAAAGGATCGATGACAAAGCGCTTTTAAATGAGGTAAAAAATGAGATCGCTTACAATCTTTTTGAACTTAAAAATATCTTTAAAAATCAAACTCCAAAGCTAAAATTTGAAGCGCTAAATTTAGCTAAAAACTCAAATTTTAAAATTTTTGCAAGCTCGCTTGGTGTGCTTTATGATAAATTTTTGCTTATAAAAGAGGGCGGCGAGGATAAGCTCTCTTTTAATAATACAAAAAAGATCACGCTAAAAGAGGCATTTAAAAAGATAAATTTAAAAAATGAAATATTAAAAGAGTCTTTAAGGCTTGCCATTTGTATGTCGCTAGCCATTTTTATAGCGCAGGCCATGCATATAAATCATGGAATTTGGATCGCCATAGCTGTGATGAGCCTAAACAAAAGCGACGAAGATGCTTTAAAAAATGCTGGCAGAGATAGCCTTCTTGGCGGAGTTATCGGCTTTTTTATCGCACTTGTTTTTGTGAAATTTATGGGTGAATCATACGCATTTTACGTGGTTGTCTTTATCGGTATGTTTTTGGTTTATTACCTTAAAGCCTATAAGCAAATTGTCTTTGCAACGGCTTTTATGTTTGAATTTACAGCCATTTTTTCGCTTATAAAAAGAGACTTTTTAGCTCTTATGGTTGATAGATTACTTGATGTGGCGGCTGGTTTTGTGATAGTTTTTGTCACATATTTGCTAACTAGGAAAAATGACTATACAACTATAAAAGATAGCTTAAGCAGTGCCTTGATGTGTTTTAGAAATTTAGTGCAAATTTCTCTAAATGAATCAAACAAAGATGCTTTTAGCACGGATGAAAAAGGGGTTTTGGGATCGTTAAATGAGCTAAACTACGCTATCAAAGTTAGTAAAAATTTAGACAATGATAGTATGAAAAATGCAAAATTTATAGCTAGCAAGCTTGATGATATAAATAGCGATCTGGTTAAACTTAGAAATTATTTAAACTTAGACGAGTTAAAAGAGAAAAACACCTTGCAAAATGATGTAAAAATCATCTCAGATAGATTTTTAATGCTAGATAAAAAGATCAAGAAGCTTCCATATTACTTTATAAGTGATATAGAAGCGAAACTACTTTGCAAAGACGAAAACGCTAAAAAGTTAATTTTACGAGTTACTTTAGGGCAAAATGAAATTTACTCAGCGCTCTCTTTTTGA
- a CDS encoding D-amino-acid transaminase: MADQALQTVFLNGEFLQKNEAKVSAFDRGFIFGDGIYEVVPVINSKMVDKDGFWARFERSLNEIDISLPYEKEKIEAILSEIISKNALKEGGIYMQVTRGVAFRNFYFIENLTPSVFIFCYESEILNNPAAKTGIKVVSVEDIRWKRRDIKSISLLAQCYAKNEAHKKGADEGFMVENGFVTEGCSSSAFIIKDKTLITKPLSNEILPGIRRMRLLKIAKDIGLKIEERKFSMDEVYSADEVFISAATLILLPVVYADGKAINGAKVGEISSKLREIYASELLKEAGL; the protein is encoded by the coding sequence ATGGCAGATCAAGCTTTACAAACCGTCTTTTTAAATGGAGAATTTTTGCAAAAAAACGAGGCAAAAGTTAGTGCTTTTGATAGAGGATTTATATTTGGCGATGGAATTTATGAGGTTGTGCCTGTGATAAATTCAAAAATGGTTGATAAAGATGGATTTTGGGCGAGATTTGAAAGAAGCTTAAATGAAATAGATATAAGTTTGCCCTACGAAAAGGAAAAAATTGAAGCGATCTTAAGCGAGATAATCTCCAAAAACGCCTTGAAAGAGGGCGGAATTTACATGCAAGTAACAAGAGGCGTGGCGTTTAGAAATTTCTATTTTATAGAAAATTTAACACCAAGTGTCTTTATTTTCTGTTACGAGAGTGAAATTTTAAACAATCCTGCTGCAAAAACTGGCATAAAAGTCGTGAGTGTCGAGGATATCAGGTGGAAAAGGCGTGACATCAAGTCTATCTCACTTCTGGCTCAGTGCTACGCTAAAAATGAAGCTCACAAAAAAGGTGCAGATGAGGGCTTTATGGTGGAAAATGGCTTTGTGACAGAGGGTTGTAGCTCGAGCGCTTTTATCATCAAGGATAAAACTTTAATCACAAAACCGCTTTCAAATGAAATTTTGCCAGGAATTCGCCGAATGAGACTTTTAAAGATCGCTAAAGATATCGGCCTTAAGATAGAGGAGCGAAAATTTAGCATGGATGAAGTTTATAGTGCTGATGAAGTCTTTATCTCGGCTGCTACACTCATACTCTTACCAGTCGTTTATGCTGATGGCAAGGCGATAAATGGCGCAAAAGTAGGAGAAATTTCAAGCAAACTTCGTGAAATTTATGCTAGTGAACTTTTAAAAGAAGCTGGACTTTGA
- a CDS encoding DUF523 domain-containing protein has translation MREKILISACLVGINCKFNGENNLLNKDVLDEISKRYHLLFVCPEVYGGLSTPREPAEMKNGVVICKFSGKDVSKNFKKGAEICLKIAKLNGCKKAILKSKSPSCGSGQIYDGSFSKRLILGDGITAKLLKENEILVYSEDEIVGFDV, from the coding sequence TTGAGAGAAAAAATCCTAATAAGTGCTTGCCTAGTTGGTATAAATTGTAAATTTAACGGCGAAAATAATCTTTTAAATAAAGATGTTTTGGATGAAATTTCAAAGAGATATCATCTGCTTTTTGTTTGTCCTGAAGTTTATGGTGGACTTAGCACGCCAAGAGAACCGGCTGAGATGAAAAATGGTGTGGTTATTTGTAAATTTTCAGGTAAAGACGTGAGCAAAAATTTCAAAAAAGGAGCAGAAATTTGCCTAAAGATAGCCAAACTAAATGGTTGTAAAAAGGCTATTTTAAAATCAAAAAGTCCAAGTTGTGGAAGTGGGCAAATTTATGACGGAAGCTTTAGTAAGAGGCTTATTTTAGGTGATGGCATCACAGCAAAACTGCTAAAAGAAAATGAAATTTTAGTTTACAGCGAAGATGAGATAGTAGGGTTTGATGTTTGA
- a CDS encoding chemotaxis protein: MFDRLKDNIMLEVIFKYIILLLLFICVIGLFMSGVLFLNGEMSENSLNLHIFFGFSLVVLTIVHSYVKKKKLKKLSLEFKNILNHKPVQMDCNTTRFLNALNDVKVGELSKKFGSDIVEILKSNDIKIKSENETMKQICKNNDEKMFYIFVLIVEAIFKDKEKN; the protein is encoded by the coding sequence ATGTTTGATAGGCTAAAAGACAACATTATGCTTGAGGTGATTTTTAAGTACATCATCTTGTTGCTACTTTTTATCTGTGTGATCGGTCTTTTTATGAGCGGCGTTCTTTTCTTAAATGGGGAGATGAGTGAAAATTCGCTGAATTTACACATTTTCTTTGGTTTTAGTTTGGTTGTTTTGACGATTGTTCATAGTTATGTTAAGAAGAAAAAGTTAAAGAAGCTAAGCCTTGAGTTTAAAAATATCTTAAATCATAAGCCGGTGCAGATGGATTGTAACACTACTAGATTTTTAAACGCTTTAAACGATGTAAAGGTTGGCGAGTTATCAAAGAAATTTGGCTCTGATATTGTAGAAATTTTAAAATCAAATGATATAAAAATAAAAAGCGAGAATGAGACGATGAAGCAAATTTGTAAAAATAACGATGAAAAGATGTTTTACATTTTTGTTTTGATTGTAGAAGCTATTTTTAAGGATAAGGAAAAAAATTGA
- a CDS encoding SH3 domain-containing protein: MKKGIFLAFSVALFLGCSQTQPKPSVQNSLPDENVYKPNERISLLDFEMKQDASSLPQNIQSASFDQEEILQRRFKVFTLRGVKFNPNDVFWAFNIYKPSEKRKYFGSNFRQIPKSWFDAQKDNANFSALSSISAYALTSANTAVRNFPTDEPIFLNPQTPGEGYPFDYLQESILSIAHPLFVSHLSKDRAWAFVSDDAVWGWVKVEDIKFISDDEANAYQKSSFVTIKTDKMPVYDKARNFLFYSRVGAILPVLAQDSKNYYGKIYVRNMLREFVLPKSFSALFPLKFNDSNLKTILSSLLTQPYGWGGVDKLRDCSLFTKDLLASFGVWLPRNSRAQANMGQKFDLKGLSNAAKTKEIKEKGVPYLTLVHLPGHIMLYAGYKGDDIYVVHDAWGLKTENNGRALIGATAVTTLNIGQNRNDIQNSNLLISKVDSINVIKPENVISDKARKISALQRAYGVKVEDNLVKFGDGTIFVYDDFKQKDDECSIGADIEDMNALDYAAFSPLSTALSDAGRCRNYELLGKIYGSSESEVKANLVDVVWLKDSLALKLPFNSKNGAAAALQDVSNELNDMVKSDPALLEYLKDPGGTFKWRVIAGTNRLSPHSYGIAIDINVKKSHYWQWSNGYQNLIPEKIVRVFEKHKFIWGGRWKHFDTMHFEYRPEMFE; this comes from the coding sequence TTGAAAAAGGGTATATTTTTAGCATTTAGTGTTGCTTTGTTTTTGGGATGTTCGCAGACCCAGCCAAAGCCAAGTGTGCAAAATTCTTTACCAGATGAAAATGTATATAAGCCAAATGAACGCATTAGTTTGCTTGATTTTGAAATGAAACAAGATGCCTCGTCGTTACCGCAAAATATACAAAGTGCAAGCTTTGACCAAGAAGAAATTTTACAAAGAAGGTTTAAGGTTTTTACATTAAGGGGCGTAAAATTTAATCCAAACGATGTTTTTTGGGCATTTAATATATATAAACCAAGCGAGAAGAGAAAGTATTTTGGCTCAAATTTTAGACAGATACCTAAAAGCTGGTTTGACGCACAAAAGGACAATGCAAATTTTTCAGCTCTTTCAAGCATCTCTGCTTATGCTTTAACTTCGGCAAACACAGCTGTAAGAAATTTCCCAACCGACGAGCCGATATTTTTAAATCCACAAACTCCAGGCGAGGGCTATCCGTTTGATTATCTGCAAGAATCAATCCTAAGCATCGCTCATCCGCTCTTTGTATCACACCTCTCAAAGGATAGGGCATGGGCGTTTGTGAGTGATGATGCGGTTTGGGGCTGGGTGAAGGTTGAGGATATCAAATTTATAAGCGACGATGAGGCAAATGCCTATCAAAAGTCAAGTTTTGTGACTATAAAAACGGATAAAATGCCAGTTTATGACAAGGCTAGAAATTTCTTGTTTTATTCAAGAGTTGGAGCGATACTGCCTGTTTTGGCGCAGGATAGTAAAAACTACTACGGCAAAATTTATGTAAGAAATATGCTTAGGGAGTTTGTCCTCCCAAAGTCTTTTAGCGCCCTTTTTCCACTTAAATTTAATGACTCAAATTTAAAAACAATTCTTAGCTCGCTTCTTACTCAGCCTTATGGCTGGGGCGGGGTGGATAAGCTAAGAGACTGCTCGCTTTTTACAAAAGACTTGCTAGCAAGCTTTGGCGTGTGGTTACCTAGAAATTCAAGGGCTCAAGCAAATATGGGACAAAAATTTGATCTAAAAGGACTTAGTAACGCTGCTAAGACAAAAGAGATAAAAGAAAAGGGTGTGCCATATCTTACGCTTGTGCATCTGCCAGGACATATCATGCTTTATGCTGGATATAAGGGCGATGATATATATGTGGTGCATGATGCTTGGGGGTTAAAAACCGAAAATAACGGCAGAGCGTTAATCGGTGCTACGGCAGTAACTACGTTAAACATCGGACAAAACAGAAACGACATACAAAACTCAAATTTGCTCATTTCAAAAGTCGATTCTATAAATGTGATAAAGCCAGAAAATGTAATAAGCGATAAAGCTAGAAAAATTTCAGCTTTACAAAGGGCTTATGGTGTTAAGGTTGAGGATAATTTGGTCAAATTCGGTGATGGAACAATATTTGTCTATGATGACTTTAAACAAAAAGATGATGAGTGTAGTATTGGTGCTGATATAGAGGATATGAATGCGCTTGATTACGCTGCATTTTCGCCACTTAGCACCGCACTAAGTGATGCTGGCAGATGTAGAAACTACGAGCTTTTAGGCAAAATTTATGGCTCAAGCGAGAGCGAGGTAAAAGCAAATTTGGTAGATGTTGTTTGGCTAAAAGATAGCCTTGCGCTAAAGTTGCCATTTAACTCTAAAAATGGAGCCGCAGCTGCTTTGCAAGACGTAAGCAATGAGCTAAACGATATGGTAAAGAGCGATCCAGCCTTGCTTGAATACCTAAAAGATCCAGGCGGGACATTTAAGTGGCGAGTGATCGCTGGTACAAACCGCTTGAGTCCGCACAGCTACGGCATTGCGATCGATATAAATGTGAAAAAGAGCCACTACTGGCAGTGGAGCAATGGCTACCAAAACCTCATCCCTGAAAAGATAGTGCGTGTTTTTGAAAAACATAAATTTATCTGGGGTGGACGCTGGAAGCACTTTGATACGATGCACTTTGAGTATCGCCCAGAGATGTTTGAGTAG
- a CDS encoding ATP-dependent DNA helicase — protein sequence MKEQILEILSHSNVFLTGGGGVGKSYLTASIIRHYKENFKNVIILGSTGISAVSLGGVSLHSFFKFGYCKDYEELRRFDYHQKDKLSKLRSMLDACDLLVIDEISMVSSNLMEMIRYRLLTSKFKGRALIVGDFYQLPPVQKEQNENRLFNFLYAFNSSAWEEMKFTNVELLISKRTNDLKFYEILSRLRVGELDDEIMSYIESLRVTKIEPDDDTSVLFGRNAEAEMLNQKRLSELSTPLEISNSDVSILDENLDKKEFEKWANTLNISRDLEMKIGAKIIFTSNKWGEYYNGEQGKIIQILKENGVISSVIVKKDSGEICEIEKAAYIFSSLNLNEDEIEENVQASLHQFPFKLAYALTIHKSQGMSINSLICNINHIFAKGQLYVALSRAVSPKNLKLFYDKKSDFRQHLRKVVKIDDEVKKFYQENVFLHIKENL from the coding sequence ATGAAAGAGCAAATTTTAGAAATTTTATCTCACTCAAACGTCTTTTTAACAGGTGGCGGGGGTGTTGGCAAGAGCTATCTAACTGCCTCCATCATCAGACACTACAAAGAAAATTTTAAAAACGTCATAATCCTTGGCTCAACTGGCATAAGTGCCGTTAGTCTTGGAGGAGTTAGCTTGCATAGTTTTTTTAAATTTGGCTATTGCAAAGACTATGAGGAGCTAAGGCGCTTTGACTATCATCAAAAAGACAAACTAAGCAAGCTAAGAAGTATGCTTGATGCATGTGATCTGCTTGTAATTGATGAAATTTCAATGGTGAGCTCAAATCTAATGGAGATGATAAGATACCGACTACTTACTTCCAAATTTAAAGGTAGGGCGCTTATAGTGGGTGATTTTTATCAGCTTCCACCAGTGCAAAAGGAGCAAAATGAAAATAGACTTTTTAATTTTTTATACGCTTTTAACTCCAGTGCGTGGGAGGAGATGAAATTTACAAATGTTGAACTACTAATCTCAAAACGTACAAACGATCTTAAATTTTATGAAATTCTCTCTCGTCTTAGAGTAGGCGAGCTAGATGATGAGATAATGAGCTATATAGAGAGTTTAAGAGTGACCAAGATAGAGCCAGATGATGATACGAGCGTGCTTTTTGGCAGAAATGCCGAGGCTGAAATGCTAAATCAAAAAAGGCTTTCAGAGCTTAGCACGCCACTTGAAATTTCAAACTCAGATGTAAGCATTTTGGATGAAAATTTAGATAAAAAAGAGTTTGAGAAATGGGCAAATACGCTAAATATCTCAAGGGATTTGGAGATGAAGATAGGCGCTAAGATTATCTTTACGTCAAATAAGTGGGGCGAGTACTATAACGGCGAGCAAGGCAAGATCATACAAATTTTAAAAGAAAACGGAGTCATTTCAAGCGTGATTGTAAAAAAAGATAGCGGCGAAATTTGTGAGATAGAAAAAGCCGCTTATATATTTAGTTCGTTAAATTTAAATGAAGATGAGATCGAAGAAAATGTACAGGCATCGCTCCATCAGTTTCCATTTAAGCTTGCTTACGCTCTAACTATCCACAAGTCTCAAGGTATGAGCATAAACTCGCTCATTTGTAATATCAACCACATTTTTGCCAAAGGACAACTCTATGTCGCACTTTCTCGTGCAGTAAGTCCTAAAAATTTAAAACTTTTTTATGATAAAAAAAGTGATTTTAGGCAGCATTTAAGAAAAGTGGTTAAAATTGACGACGAAGTTAAGAAATTTTACCAAGAAAACGTATTTTTGCATATTAAGGAGAATTTATGA
- the lolA gene encoding LolA-like outer membrane lipoprotein chaperone: MRKFLVASLVAVCSFGAGLNFKSLQSDFTQTVFSEGKSINYKGRFYAKNDNTALWIYESPTPKRIYFNKERVIVIEDELEQAIISKLDDTPNLTQILAHAEQIQPTLYKAIYDGVEYFITIKNTLPTTIDYKDKLSNKIKITLSNPVKDALIPQETLTPVIPQGYDIVNQ, from the coding sequence ATGAGAAAATTTCTAGTTGCATCTCTCGTTGCAGTTTGCTCATTTGGTGCTGGCTTAAATTTCAAAAGCCTGCAAAGTGACTTTACGCAAACTGTATTTAGCGAAGGCAAAAGCATAAATTACAAAGGTAGATTTTACGCAAAAAACGACAATACTGCGCTTTGGATATATGAAAGTCCAACGCCAAAGAGAATTTATTTTAACAAAGAGCGTGTGATCGTGATTGAGGATGAGCTTGAGCAAGCTATCATTTCAAAACTTGATGATACGCCAAATTTGACACAAATCTTAGCCCATGCGGAGCAAATCCAACCAACACTTTACAAAGCGATATACGACGGAGTTGAGTATTTTATAACTATTAAAAACACGCTTCCAACGACGATTGACTATAAAGATAAACTTTCAAATAAAATTAAAATAACTCTAAGCAATCCAGTAAAAGATGCGCTCATACCACAAGAAACGCTAACTCCTGTCATTCCTCAAGGTTATGACATTGTAAATCAATAA
- a CDS encoding ABC transporter permease → MTSLPKYLLFKYLRFDKTQPFIALSALLAFLGVSIGLMVLIVAMAIMNGFDKEFERKLFTMNYPITIQSAFKGSIDDNFVDELKAKFSDLKFSPFISTQVIYRSANALEGGLVYGVNFKDEKQINSVVNEALKDKELSGFEILVGSGIANEFRLRNDEKLTLIFTKADPAGFSLTPKMKRFDIGGSFTSGLIAYDKAFSYTSVEALRKILDYPNGVYDGIHIFSSKPFDDIKRVREGLPAGTVAIGWWEQNGNFFSALALEKRALFIVLMLIILVASLNIISSLLMTVMNRRQEIALLLALGASKSEIKRSFFYQGLVIGGGGIIFGLILGFLGLFLLGNFNIIDLPADVYGSSKLPLELSLIDFVLIIVGAIFIVAISSYYPAKKATEVNVLQTLRNE, encoded by the coding sequence ATGACAAGCTTACCAAAGTACCTACTTTTTAAATATTTAAGATTTGATAAAACTCAGCCATTTATCGCCCTAAGCGCTTTGCTCGCCTTTCTTGGTGTGAGCATAGGGCTTATGGTTTTGATCGTTGCTATGGCTATTATGAATGGATTTGACAAAGAATTTGAGCGTAAACTTTTTACGATGAACTATCCAATAACTATTCAAAGTGCCTTTAAAGGCTCCATTGATGACAACTTTGTAGATGAGCTAAAGGCTAAATTTAGCGATCTTAAATTTAGTCCATTTATTAGCACGCAGGTGATCTACCGCTCGGCAAATGCGCTTGAGGGTGGGCTGGTTTATGGCGTAAATTTTAAAGACGAAAAGCAGATAAACTCAGTCGTAAACGAAGCCTTAAAAGATAAGGAGCTAAGCGGCTTTGAGATACTTGTGGGAAGTGGCATCGCAAATGAATTTAGACTAAGAAATGATGAGAAACTAACACTCATTTTTACAAAGGCTGACCCAGCTGGTTTTTCATTAACGCCAAAGATGAAGCGATTCGATATCGGTGGCTCATTTACATCTGGGCTTATCGCCTATGACAAGGCATTCTCATATACTTCGGTCGAGGCTTTGAGGAAAATTTTGGACTATCCAAATGGTGTGTATGATGGTATTCATATCTTTTCAAGTAAGCCATTTGATGATATAAAAAGAGTGCGCGAAGGGCTTCCGGCTGGCACTGTAGCCATTGGCTGGTGGGAGCAAAATGGCAACTTTTTCTCAGCGCTCGCACTTGAAAAAAGAGCGCTTTTTATCGTTTTGATGCTTATTATCCTTGTGGCGTCGCTAAATATCATAAGCTCACTACTAATGACTGTGATGAACCGCAGGCAGGAGATCGCCTTGCTTTTAGCGCTTGGTGCTAGTAAAAGTGAGATAAAAAGAAGCTTTTTCTATCAAGGGCTAGTAATCGGGGGCGGTGGCATTATATTTGGCTTGATACTTGGCTTTTTAGGGCTATTTTTACTTGGAAATTTTAATATCATAGACCTACCAGCTGATGTCTATGGCTCAAGTAAACTGCCACTAGAACTTTCTTTGATTGACTTTGTTCTTATAATAGTTGGGGCTATTTTTATCGTTGCTATATCGTCTTATTACCCAGCTAAAAAAGCCACGGAAGTAAATGTGCTTCAAACTTTAAGAAATGAGTAG